One window from the genome of Faecalibacterium sp. HTF-F encodes:
- a CDS encoding SseB family protein, translating into MARRADGGIRLRPVGTHKRRQTAPTYSPAGTGCPAFEQAVENLYKGQNEEAFWTLMGALNYALEMETHVLVPLQTALTVHNMPAPWTEHPVPAEKAKGLQLWTLRNDKGRTWLPLFTSGAAACGDRSTAARPMADYTLQDAMELALSTPGIDGVVLDPWSHSATLDGALLNGLLHAGHTPEEPGDAEADAGKEAARKGCWEQAVECFEKAAELGSAMGLSRLADCIYKGRGTRPGRTQARRMWKEAAESGEVLSMIALGDDCAARGETGRALIWYRKAREAAARMPDIEYTPQVCLRMAQTETRYTSRKKALALAAEARQGFALLAREQEPDAAQWLAEAEQLIRELTAEPPAQPAAYDMDSLQLD; encoded by the coding sequence ATGGCAAGAAGAGCAGATGGCGGCATCCGGCTGCGCCCGGTGGGCACCCACAAGCGCCGGCAGACCGCCCCGACCTACAGCCCGGCGGGGACCGGCTGCCCGGCCTTTGAGCAGGCAGTGGAAAATCTTTACAAGGGCCAGAACGAGGAAGCGTTCTGGACGCTGATGGGCGCACTGAACTATGCGCTGGAAATGGAGACCCATGTTCTGGTGCCGCTGCAGACGGCTCTGACCGTGCACAACATGCCCGCTCCATGGACGGAGCACCCGGTCCCCGCCGAAAAGGCAAAGGGCCTGCAGCTGTGGACCCTGCGCAATGACAAGGGCCGCACATGGCTGCCGCTGTTCACCTCCGGCGCTGCGGCCTGCGGCGACCGCAGCACCGCCGCCCGGCCTATGGCGGACTACACGCTGCAGGATGCCATGGAGCTGGCCCTCAGCACCCCGGGCATCGATGGCGTTGTGCTGGACCCGTGGAGCCACTCGGCTACGCTGGATGGGGCACTGCTCAACGGTCTGCTGCACGCGGGCCACACCCCCGAGGAACCCGGAGACGCGGAGGCAGACGCCGGAAAGGAAGCCGCCCGCAAGGGCTGCTGGGAACAGGCGGTGGAATGCTTTGAAAAAGCCGCCGAGCTTGGCAGCGCCATGGGACTTTCCCGGCTGGCAGACTGCATTTATAAGGGCCGCGGCACCCGGCCCGGCCGCACACAGGCCCGCCGCATGTGGAAGGAAGCCGCAGAGAGCGGCGAGGTACTCTCTATGATCGCTTTGGGCGATGACTGCGCCGCCCGGGGTGAGACGGGCAGAGCGCTGATCTGGTACCGAAAAGCGCGGGAAGCCGCTGCCCGCATGCCGGATATCGAGTACACCCCGCAGGTGTGCCTGCGCATGGCGCAGACCGAGACCCGCTATACCAGCCGCAAAAAGGCGCTGGCGCTTGCGGCAGAAGCAAGGCAGGGTTTTGCCCTTCTGGCCCGGGAACAGGAGCCGGACGCGGCCCAGTGGCTGGCCGAGGCGGAACAGCTCATCCGGGAGTTGACCGCTGAGCCGCCTGCACAGCCTGCAGCCTATGACATGGATTCTTTACAATTGGACTAA